In a single window of the Drosophila albomicans strain 15112-1751.03 chromosome 3, ASM965048v2, whole genome shotgun sequence genome:
- the LOC117571995 gene encoding UDP-glycosyltransferase UGT5, translated as MKFRLSLTFVCCLLSALSEIKLVSSAKILAVYAFPGKSHYMMHTALIRELIESGHQVTMIAAFSLESQSLGSNYTELLIEPVYDFWHDVKLNFGVEHLFDLTQMTNYDFLKMLEIIGLKTTEHALKQPKVQKLIHAKETEGVFDLLLAEQFYQEAFLALSYKYNIPIVTTSTLGYENHMSQMMGLISPWSFVPHGFMPFTDRMSFVERLRNTYVSLYEDFDRLLNYFPKMDAIATKYFNTVLAEVPKVRHMETQISVMLLNSHAPLTTSRPTVDSMVPVGGMHIYPPKQLPRDMQSFLDGATDGAIFFSLGNNVQSKEMPPEMLRLFLKVFGSLKQRVLWKFEDESIGQLPANIMIRKWLPQADILAHPNVKVFITHGGLFGTQEGVHYAVPMLGIPFYCDQHLNMNKAVLGGYAISLHFQSITEQLLTHSLLQLIHNVTYKENIQRVSRIFRDRPLEPRKNAVYWIEYVIRHKGALHMRSAGLDLTWYQFYLLDVIAFVAATIVGVFLLISFALRLLRSHKQKQQKEKAN; from the exons ATGAAATTTAGATTGAGTCTAACTTTTGTGTGCTGCCTGCTGTCAGCACTGAGCGAAATCAAACTTGTGAGCAGCGCCAAAATACTTGCTGTCTATGCATTTCCAG GCAAGAGTCACTACATGATGCACACGGCGCTGATAAGAGAACTCATCGAGAGTGGCCATCAAGTGACAATGATTGCAGCATTTTCCCTCGAGTCACAAAGCCTCGGCAGCAACTACACGGAATTGCTCATAGAACCTGTCTACGATTTCTGGCATGACG TGAAGCTCAACTTTGGCGTCGAACATCTGTTTGATCTCACACAAATGACCAACTATGATTTTCTCAAAATGCTGGAGATTATTGGACTCAAGACCACGGAGCATGCACTGAAGCAGCCCAAGGTGCAGAAGCTCATCCACGCCAAGGAGACGGAGGGAGTCTTCGATCTGCTGCTGGCCGAGCAGTTCTATCAGGAGGCTTTTCTCGCTTTATCATACAAGTACAACATACCTATAGTGACAACCAGTACGCTGGGCTACGAGAATCACATGAGTCAGATGATGGGACTGATCTCGCCGTGGTCCTTTGTGCCTCATGGTTTTATGCCCTTCACCGATCGCATGTCTTTTGTGGAGCGACTGCGGAATACTTACGTATCGTTGTACGAGGACTTTGATCGTCTGCTTAACTATTTCCCCAAAATGGATGCAATAGCAACAAAGTATTTTAACACAGTACTGG CTGAGGTGCCGAAGGTCAGGCACATGGAGACGCAAATCTCGGTGATGCTGCTAAACAGTCACGCACCGCTGACAACGTCACGTCCCACCGTCGATTCAATGGTGCCAGTGGGCGGCATGCATATCTATCCACCGAAGCAGTTGCCCAGGGATATGCAAAGCTTCCTCGACGGAGCCACAGATGGCGCCATCTTCTTCAGTCTCGGCAA CAATGTGCAGAGCAAAGAAATGCCACCCGAGATGCTGCGGCTATTTCTCAAGGTCTTTGGCTCCCTGAAGCAGCGTGTTCTATGGAAATTCGAGGACGAATCAATTGGCCAGCTGCCGGCGAACATCATGATCCGTAAGTGGCTGCCACAGGCGGATATTCTGGCGCATCCCAATGTCAAAGTATTCATCACACACGGCGGTCTCTTTGGCACCCAAGAGGGTGTGCACTATGCGGTGCCCATGCTGGGCATACCCTTCTACTGCGATCAG cATCTGAACATGAACAAGGCTGTGCTGGGTGGCTACGCTATTAGTCTGCACTTTCAGTCCATCACTGAGCAACTGCTCACTCACTCGCTGCTTCAGCTCATCCACAACGTCACCTACAAGGAGAATATTCAGCGGGTATCGCGCATCTTTCGCGATCGTCCGCTTGAGCCGCGCAAGAATGCGGTTTATTGGATCGAATATGTCATTCGCCATAAGGGTGCTCTGCATATGCGTTCAGCTGGTCTGGATCTCACCTGGTATCAATTCTATTTGCTGGATGTGATTGCCTTTGTAGCAGCCACAATCGTTGGAGTTTTCCTGCTGATCAGCTTTGCACTACGTTTGCTTAGAAgtcacaaacaaaagcaacaaaaggaaaaagcaaattaa
- the LOC117571994 gene encoding UDP-glycosyltransferase UGT5: MQLKSAWKVLLLGLVALQHLELAAGSRILAAFFFPGKSHFMMTNAMVRELVKRGHEVTFLTPFSLAKENLGDNYKEILIPQYDFWPTLLKMTQAKSVLAMTNVSTLTFIRMCYVMGLESTEFAFEQPEVLNLIDAKDKVDKYDLLLAEQFFNEGALFLGHLYQIPIVTIATFGFANYLSPLVGVMTPWSHVPHGWKPYTPHMSLLERIDSVYTCALEDIVRTIWHYPQQDALLQKHFAHKFDSVPSIKQLERNISAFLLNTYMPLEAPRPVSFNMIQVGGLHIQKPKALPADMQKFLDESKHGVIYFSLGSQVRSADLPPEKLKIFLDVFGSLKQRILWKFEDEKLPNLPANVMVKSWMPQNDILAHPNVKVFIAHGGLFGTQEAVYHGVPVLGMPVYADQYLNIKKGQAAGFALGVDYRTVTEQELRHSLTELLENPKYMDNMKRASKIFRNRPLDAMDEAMFWIDYVIEHRGAPHLVSPGLDLPWYKFYLLDIIGLALAAILLPILGLLLFCRKRKSSAVKSAKTKVKRN; this comes from the exons ATG CAACTGAAAAGCGCGTGGAAAGTGTTGCTGCTCGGCCTTGTGGCCCTGCAGCACTTGGAGTTGGCAGCGGGCTCAAGGATCTTGGCCGCCTTCTTCTTTCCGGGCAAGAGTCACTTCATGATGACCAATGCCATGGTGCGAGAGCTGGTGAAACGCGGACACGAGGTGACATTCTTGACGCCCTTCTCGCTGGCCAAAGAGAACTTAGGCGATAACTACAAGGAGATACTGATACCGCAGTACGACTTTTGGCCCACAC TGCTGAAGATGACCCAGGCGAAGAGTGTGCTGGCGATGACAAATGTCTCCACGCTCACCTTCATACGCATGTGCTACGTCATGGGCCTGGAGAGCACCGAGTTTGCCTTCGAGCAGCCCGAGGTGCTGAATCTGATTGATGCCAAGGATAAAGTGGACAAATACGATCTATTGCTGGCCGAGCAGTTCTTCAACGAGGGAGCGCTGTTCTTGGGACATCTGTATCAGATTCCCATCGTCACCATCGCGACCTTTGGCTTCGCCAACTACTTGAGCCCATTGGTGGGCGTTATGACGCCCTGGTCGCATGTGCCACATGGCTGGAAACCGTACACGCCTCACATGTCACTGCTGGAGCGCATTGACAGCGTTTATACTTGTGCCTTGGAGGATATCGTTCGCACTATCTGGCACTATCCGCAACAGGATGCGTTGCTGCAAAAGCATTTTGCGCACAAGTTCGATTCGGTGCCCAGCATCAAACAACTGGAACGCAATATCTCTGCCTTCCTACTGAATACTTACATGCCGCTGGAGGCGCCTCGGCCCGTCTCCTTCAACATGATCCAGGTGGGTGGACTGCACATTCAGAAGCCAAAGGCTTTGCCTGCCGATATGCAAAAGTTCCTGGACGAGTCCAAGCACGGTGTCATCTACTTCAGTCTGG GTTCTCAGGTCCGCAGCGCAGACTTGCCACCTGAGAAGCTCAAGATCTTCCTCGATGTGTTCGGCAGCCTCAAGCAGCGCATTCTCTGGAAGTTCGAGGATGAAAAGCTGCCCAATCTGCCAGCGAATGTGATGGTTAAAAGCTGGATGCCACAGAATGATATTCTCGCCCATCCAAATGTCAAGGTCTTCATCGCCCATGGCGGTCTCTTTGGCACCCAGGAAGCAGTGTATCACGGGGTGCCTGTGCTCGGGATGCCCGTCTATGCCGATCAGTATCTGAACATCAAGAAGGGCCAAGCAGCTGGCTTTGCGTTGGGTGTGGACTATCGCACCGTGACAGAGCAGGAGCTGCGTCATTCGCTCACCGAGCTGCTCGAGAATCCCAAGTACATGGATAACATGAAGCGCGCCTCAAAGATCTTCCGCAATCGACCGCTGGATGCCATGGATGAGGCCATGTTCTGGATCGATTATGTGATCGAACATCGTGGTGCACCGCACTTGGTCTCACCTGGACTGGACTTGCCGTGGTATAAGTTCTATCTTCTCGATATTATTGGTCTTGCCTTGGCTGCAATTCTGTTGCCAATTCTTGGACTCCTCCTCTTCTGTCGCAAGCGAAAATCATCGGCTGTGAAAAGTGCGAAGACAAAGGTGAAACGCAACTAA